CACTTTTAATAATGCGACATCAGGATTTGCCTGTCAAGGGGTTGGCGGCTTCTGCATACGTATGTACCCGTATTATCATTTTCATATATCCATAACTAGTTGATATATCAACACTAAATTAAAACAAGATCGTCTAATTGAAGGAGCGTCTCAGAAAATGACGGAACGGGGGCGATCCCGTTTTTTCCGAGCCGCACTGCCGTTTGGCCTCCGCCAGTGGTGCGGTTGGCACCGCCTCTGCGCCTTCCCGGATGCCGCCTGCAGCTAACTGCGGTCGGCAAACAACCGGCGACGTAAAACGCTCTCCCGCCGCCGATTGTTGCCTTCAACTACGGCTCAACCTAGCGCGCCGAATAATCGTAGAAACCGCGCCCGCTCTTGCGGCCCAACCGGCCGGCGGCGACCATCTTGCGCAGCAAGGGGCAGGGGCGGTACTTGCTGTCGCGGAAGCCGTCGTAGAGAACCTCCATGATCGCCAGACAGACATCCAGGCCGATGAAGTCGGCCAGGGTCAAGGGCCCCATCGGGTGGTTCATTCCCAGCTTCATCACGCTGTCGACGGCCTCGAGCGCGGCCACGCCCTCCATCACCGCGTAGACGGCCTCGTTGATCATCGGCATCAGGATGCGGTTGGAGATGAAGCCCGGATAATCGTTGACCTCGACGGGCACCTTGCCCAACTGTTCGGCCAGGCTCATGGTCAGCGCCGTGGCCACGTCGCTGGTCTCCAGTCCGCGGATGACCTCGACCAGCTTCATCACCGGCACCGGGTTCATGAAGTGCATGCCGATGAAATCGGCGGGGCGCTCGGTGAAGGCGGCCAACTCGGTGATCGGGATCGTCGAGGTGTTGGAGGCCAGCAAGGCCCCGGCCTTGACGGTCTGATCGACGGCCCGCCAGACCTCACGCTTGACGCCGCGCTCCTCGAAGACGGCCTCGATGACCACATCGCAGTCGGCGATCTCGCCGAACTCCGTAGTGGCGCGGATGCGGGAAATGGCCTGCTCCTTGTCCTGGGAGGTGATCTTCTCCTTCTTGACCATCCGGTCCAGGTTGCGGGCGATCGACGCCAGGGCGCGCTCCAGGAAGCGCTCCTCGCGCTCGATCAGCACCACGTCGTAACCGGTCTGGGCGCAGACGTGGGCGATGCCGTTGCCCATGGTGCCGCCGCCGATGACCGCGATCTTGTTGATGTCCGCCGTCTCCATGCCGCTCCTCTTCGTTTTGGTCCCGTATGGAGTTGTGGATGAGTTCGAAGGTCAATACTAGCAAAAAGAGCGCCGCGACGGTAGCCCGTCGGCCCGCCCTGGTTGCCGCGGCGGCGATGTTGTATACTGGCGCGGTGCGTTACCTGGGCATCGATTACGGTGAGGTGCGGCTGGGGCTGGCCCTGTCCGACGAGGGCGCCGTTCTGGCCAAGCCCTTGAAGGTCTACGCCCGACGCAGCCCCAAGCGCGACGTGCGTTGGCTGACCCTGCTGTGCATCGAGCTGGGCGTCGACGCCGTCGTCGTCGGCCTGCCCCTGGAGCAGGCCGGGGTGGAGGGGAAAACGGCCGAGCAAGTCCGGCTGTTCGTCGGGCGGCTGCGCTCTCATCTGGCCCTGCCCGTCGAGTTCGTCGACGAGCGCTACAGCTCGGCGGAGGCCGAGCACAGGCTGCGCGAGCAGGGCCTGGACGGGCGGGAGATCCGCCGTGAGCTCGACGCCGTCGCCGCCGCCCTGATCCTGCAGACCTTCCTCGACGCCCGGCACCGGGATTATCAACAGGATTAATGCCGGGAGCCGTCGCGGAGGTTCGACCGGACCTGTTGAGCGATTAG
Above is a genomic segment from Candidatus Coatesbacteria bacterium containing:
- a CDS encoding 3-hydroxybutyryl-CoA dehydrogenase, yielding METADINKIAVIGGGTMGNGIAHVCAQTGYDVVLIEREERFLERALASIARNLDRMVKKEKITSQDKEQAISRIRATTEFGEIADCDVVIEAVFEERGVKREVWRAVDQTVKAGALLASNTSTIPITELAAFTERPADFIGMHFMNPVPVMKLVEVIRGLETSDVATALTMSLAEQLGKVPVEVNDYPGFISNRILMPMINEAVYAVMEGVAALEAVDSVMKLGMNHPMGPLTLADFIGLDVCLAIMEVLYDGFRDSKYRPCPLLRKMVAAGRLGRKSGRGFYDYSAR
- the ruvX gene encoding Holliday junction resolvase RuvX, with protein sequence MELWMSSKVNTSKKSAATVARRPALVAAAAMLYTGAVRYLGIDYGEVRLGLALSDEGAVLAKPLKVYARRSPKRDVRWLTLLCIELGVDAVVVGLPLEQAGVEGKTAEQVRLFVGRLRSHLALPVEFVDERYSSAEAEHRLREQGLDGREIRRELDAVAAALILQTFLDARHRDYQQD